From a region of the Lactuca sativa cultivar Salinas chromosome 4, Lsat_Salinas_v11, whole genome shotgun sequence genome:
- the LOC122197482 gene encoding uncharacterized protein LOC122197482, with protein MKKGFRACLRDFLGFDGAFMKGPFPGHILTAVGVDSNNGIYPLAYAIVESENTQSWKWFLEILGDDLDLYANSNFTFISYRQKGLQAAIAQLFPCAEHIYCLRRRAISNMLLNRLCEVFNSKLVEGRWNGSDKYQVKGPWQDQQVVDMAERIGELNTYVHRVHWLETWKAAYFHKVEPIKGRAMWPISDCPIKIIPRLHHNQPGIPKKKRRQSAGEKSQKKGENGNGASGSQTDGASGSQTHAASGSGKLTRNFISVTCSKCKNKGHNARTCKGQVGN; from the exons ATGAAGAAAGGGTTTAGAGCTTGCctgagggattttcttggttttgATGGGGCATTTATGAAGGGCCCTTTCCCAGGACATATATTGACTGCAGTTGGGGTAGACTCAAACAATGGAATATACCCCCTGGCTTATGCCATTGTTGAGTCTGAGAATACTCAAAGCTGGAAATGGTTTCTTGAGATTTTAGGAGATGACCTGGACCTATATGCAAACTCAAACTTCACATTTATAAGTTAtagacaaaag GGTTTACAGGCAGCCATTGCTCAGTTGTTTCCATGTGCTGAGCACATATATTGTCTCAGGC GGAGAGCAATATCAAATATGCTTTTGAATAGACTTTGTGAAGTTTTCAATAGCAAATTGGTTGAAGGAAG GTGGAATGGTTCAGACAAATACCAAGTGAAAGGGCCATGGCAGGATCAACAAGTTGTTGACATGGCAGAAAGG ATTGGAGAGTTAAACACTTATGTCCACAGGGTGCATTGGCTAGAAACTTGGAAAGCAGCTTATTTTCATAAGGTAGAGCCTATTAAAGGGAGAGCAATGTGGCCTATAAGTGATTGCCCAATTAAAATCATCCCTCGTCTGCACCATAATCAGCCTGGGATACCCAAGAAAAAGAGAAGGCAATCTGCAGGGGAGAAAAGCCAGAAGAAGGGAGAGAATGGTAATGGTGCTAGTGGGAGTCAAACTGATGGGGCAAGTGGGAGTCAAACTCATGCTGCAAGTGGGAGTGGGAAGTTGACAAGGAATTTTATTAGTGTGACTTGCAGCAAGTGTAAAAATAAAGGGCACAATGCTAGAACTTGCAAGGGCCAAGTAGGAAATTGA
- the LOC122197481 gene encoding secretory carrier-associated membrane protein 1, whose amino-acid sequence MGNPPYDSNPSVRDESNPFAVDSSSEAVDFGDGSKVDIPLDSASDLRAKEKKLKDKEAELNRREEEVKRKEDAMARAGNNVEVKNWPQFFPLIHHDIPKEIPVQQQRTQYVAFTTLLGIVACLVWNFIAVSSICFQGEDLQIWLLAVIYLITGVPGAYILWYRPLYRAMRTDNTWMFGFFFFAYTCHIGFCVYAAIAPPMIFKGRSLTGIMPALAILPGNFLDGVLYFVGFGLFALESTISIWVIQEVFRYFRGSGKAEVAKREARKTTMMVALGHA is encoded by the exons ATGGGCAACCCTCCTTACGATTCTAATCCCTCAGTTAGAGATGAATCCAACCCTTTTGCTGTG GACTCAAGTTCAGAAGCTGTTGACTTTGGTGATGGTTCTAAAGTTGATATTCCTCTTGATAGCGCCTCG GATTTGAGAGCCAAAGAGAAGAAACTCAAAGACAAGGAGGCCGAATTGAATAGAAGGGAAGAG GAAGTGAAGAGAAAGGAGGATGCAATGGCACGAG CTGGAAATAATGTAGAGGTAAAAAATTGGCCACAATTTTTCCCTCTAATTCATCACGACATTCCAAAGGAAATACCCGTTCAACAACAAAGAACACAATATGTTGCATTTACAACGTTGCTAG GTATAGTAGCATGCCTCGTATGGAATTTTATAGCAGTCTCCTCTATTTGCTTTCAAGGAGAAG ACCTACAAATCTGGTTGCTTGCTGTTATCTACCTCATAACAGGAGTTCCTGGGGCCTATATATTGTGGTATCGTCCGTTGTATCGTGCTATGAG GACTGACAATACTTGGATGTTTGGATTCTTTTTCTTTGCATACACA TGTCACATTGGCTTCTGTGTATATGCTGCTATTGCTCCTCCAATGATCTTCAAAGGGAGATCTCTCAC TGGAATTATGCCAGCGCTTGCTATTTTACCTGGTAACTTTTTGGACGGG GTTCTCTATTTTGTTGGATTCGGACTCTTTGCTCTTGAATCAACGATAAGCATATGGGTGATTCAG GAAGTTTTTAGGTATTTCCGTGGTAGTGGAAAAGCTGAAGTAGCGAAACGTGAGGCTAGAAAAACGACTATGATGGTAGCATTAGGACATGCTTAA